CCACCCATCCAAAATTTCATAGGTTAAATTGCCCCGGTGAATGTATTCGTTATTTACATCCGTAATCTCTAATTCACCCCTGCCGGATGGCTTCAAGGTTCGGATAATATCAAAAACTGCGGCGTCATACATATAAATGCCGATCAC
This window of the Deltaproteobacteria bacterium genome carries:
- a CDS encoding sugar phosphate nucleotidyltransferase, producing VIGIYMYDAAVFDIIRTLKPSGRGELEITDVNNEYIHRGNLTYEILDGWWTDAGTFESLLRASNLVAQTGANKL